The Cellulophaga lytica DSM 7489 nucleotide sequence GCTGCTATTTTAATAGATTTAGACCACTTACTTGCCACACCTATTTTTGAAGCCAATAGATGCAGCATTAACTTTCATCCATTACATACTTATTGGGCAATGGGTATATATATTTCTTTATTATTTTTTAAGAAAACAAGAATTTTTGGCATAGCATTATTACTACATATGCTTGCAGATTTTGTAGACTGCTTATTTATTAATTCTTAAATTAAAACTAGCCATTACAGGAAAATGGTCTGATAATTTATTATCATAATTTTTATGTGCGATAACTTCAAACTCTTTGCTCGCCAAAATAAAATCTATACGAACTGGGTAATATTTAAAATTATAAGTTCTGCCATAAGCAGATCCTTTTTCATTAAAAGTATCTAGTAAATCTCCCTTAATTGTTCTGTACACATTAGAGTATTGATTGTTATTAAAATCCCCGCAAACAATAGTTTTATATGGGTTTCCCTTTATATGCTCTTGTACAATTTTGGCTTGGTCTTGCTGCTTTTTAAAAGACTTTGTAATTCTACCGTATAATTTAGAAGACTCTTCATTAGAAATTGTCTCCATATCTGGCACAACCTTTAAAGACTCTAAGTGCAAATTATAAACCCTTATTGTATCGTTCTTATAAGCTATATCTGCAAAACTAGCAATGTTGTTTGTAAGCTTAAATGGCAACTCACCTGTGTTTAGTATTGGGTATTTAGAATATATAGCTTGGTTTACTTTATTTACATAAAATCCGGGTGCAACATAATTGTATTTATACCTGTGCTTCAATTGGTGGTAGCGAACCCTACTAAACTCTTGTATACAAATAATGTCTGGGTCTTCTTTCAGTACAAAGTCAATAATTTTATCTCCCAAAGCCTTATCACTAGACCATTCATATTTATTAAATCCTCTAGTATTGTAAGTCATTACAGTTAAACTAGTTTCATTATTCTTTTCTGTAGAAAAATTAAATTTTATAAATGAATCTACTAAAAAATAGCCTAAAAAAAGTACAAGTGCAGAAAGTAAAATTCTTTTATTTTTAGCCAATAGCCAATACAAGCAAAAAAGAATATTTACCAAGACCAACAAAGGCAATGACAAACTAAAAACTGATAAAAATGGAAGAATTTTGACCGAAACATATGGTGCTAAATAAGAGATACAAAGCAGTAATGCAAACAAATAATTGAGAACAAACACAAATCTGTTAAAAAAAGATTGCTTTTTCACTAGTCCTCTTTACCTGCTATAAATAAAAAATCTTTTTCTTCTTTAGATAAACTCTCGTATCCAGATTTGCTAATTTTATCTAAAATAGCATCAATTTTACGCTGTTTATCTGCTTTTTTACGGTCAACGTTAGCTGTGGTAGAGCCAGTAGTTTTAGACTTAGGTTTTGCGCTTTTATAAACCGTTTTCATAGGCGCTTTTTTATCTCTCCTAAATAAATTTGCTATGCTATCCATAAACCTACCAAAACCAGCTCCTATATCTTTGCCATTCATAAGTTGCTTGGCGTAAAAATAACCTAATGCTGCACCACCTAAGTGACTCAGCATACCTCCTACATTTTGCCCATTAGACAACCTTAACAAATCTAAAACAACAATAATAACACCTAAATGCCATAATTTTAAATCTATAATTAGTAAACGTACAGTTTGGTTTGGCAAATAAGTACATACATAAATTAAAATTGCAGTTACGCCTGCAGAAGCACCTATTAATACTCCATTCTGATTTAGCAAAGCAGGTATTGTATTATAGCCTATCATAAACAGAAACCCGCCTACTATTACGCCTAAAAAGTATACATTTAAAAACTTTTTAGCATCAAATAAATTTAAAAATGTTCTTCCAAAAAAGTATAGCATTAGCATATTCCAAAAAATATGACCAAAACCACTATGAAAAAAAGAATAAGTTACTATAGACCAAGGTTGCAGAATAAAATCACCAATATTTTCTGGCAAATTAAACCAGTTTACAATGTTGGGCAATCTAAAAAGATTAACCAATATTAAATTAAGTAGAAAAATAACAACATTAATAGCTATTAATTTTTCAGCAATATTTAATCTTGCGTATTGATATTTTAAATCTCCGTTCATTTTTAATTCCAGCGATTGTTATTAAACTGATTTTTTTTCCAGTACCACATCATTATAAAACCAAATATAGCACCACCTATATGTGCAAAATGTGCAATACCTCCACCAAATAAAGAATAGCCTGTTAAGCCTGAAAACAAATCTATACCAATTAAAACAGGAATAAAGTACTTAGCTTTTATAGGTATAGGTAAAAATATCATCATTAATTCTGCATTAGGGAACATCATACCAAAAGCAACTAAAATACCATAAATAGCACCAGAAGCACCTACAGCAGGCGTGTTATATGCGCTTAAAAAATTATCTATTGTACTTTTAGATGCTACGTTATACCAATCTGGCATATATTTTCCTTCAGCAACAATACCCATTACTTGCTCTTTAGAAACACCAGAGTTTACAATGGCATCTAAACCTTGGTTAAAGTAAAAATAGTTAACACCTGTATGTATTAACGCCGCACCAATACCTGCAGAAAAGTAAAAGAATAAGAACTTGTTTTTACCCCACATTTGCTCTAAAGGTGTACCAAAAGCATATAAAGCATACATATTAAATGCTATATGCATAAAACCACCGTGCATAAACATATGTGATACTAACTGCCATAGCTGAAAATTTTCATTTTCTGGAAACCACAAAGAAAACCATTGGTACATTTGGTCTC carries:
- a CDS encoding DUF6122 family protein, translated to MLRFCLHYGIHFIAPIVIGYFFYKEQRLRAIIILLAAILIDLDHLLATPIFEANRCSINFHPLHTYWAMGIYISLLFFKKTRIFGIALLLHMLADFVDCLFINS
- a CDS encoding endonuclease/exonuclease/phosphatase family protein, whose amino-acid sequence is MAKNKRILLSALVLFLGYFLVDSFIKFNFSTEKNNETSLTVMTYNTRGFNKYEWSSDKALGDKIIDFVLKEDPDIICIQEFSRVRYHQLKHRYKYNYVAPGFYVNKVNQAIYSKYPILNTGELPFKLTNNIASFADIAYKNDTIRVYNLHLESLKVVPDMETISNEESSKLYGRITKSFKKQQDQAKIVQEHIKGNPYKTIVCGDFNNNQYSNVYRTIKGDLLDTFNEKGSAYGRTYNFKYYPVRIDFILASKEFEVIAHKNYDNKLSDHFPVMASFNLRINK
- a CDS encoding rhomboid family intramembrane serine protease yields the protein MNGDLKYQYARLNIAEKLIAINVVIFLLNLILVNLFRLPNIVNWFNLPENIGDFILQPWSIVTYSFFHSGFGHIFWNMLMLYFFGRTFLNLFDAKKFLNVYFLGVIVGGFLFMIGYNTIPALLNQNGVLIGASAGVTAILIYVCTYLPNQTVRLLIIDLKLWHLGVIIVVLDLLRLSNGQNVGGMLSHLGGAALGYFYAKQLMNGKDIGAGFGRFMDSIANLFRRDKKAPMKTVYKSAKPKSKTTGSTTANVDRKKADKQRKIDAILDKISKSGYESLSKEEKDFLFIAGKED
- a CDS encoding rhomboid family intramembrane serine protease, whose product is MGRLTDVIKHLIIINVIFFLATQTLGDQMYQWFSLWFPENENFQLWQLVSHMFMHGGFMHIAFNMYALYAFGTPLEQMWGKNKFLFFYFSAGIGAALIHTGVNYFYFNQGLDAIVNSGVSKEQVMGIVAEGKYMPDWYNVASKSTIDNFLSAYNTPAVGASGAIYGILVAFGMMFPNAELMMIFLPIPIKAKYFIPVLIGIDLFSGLTGYSLFGGGIAHFAHIGGAIFGFIMMWYWKKNQFNNNRWN